DNA sequence from the Bacillota bacterium genome:
GTCCCGGTCATCAACAAGATCGACCTCGCCAGCGCCGACGTCGACCGGGTCAAGAAGCAGCTGAAGGAAGTCCTCGGCCTTGACCCGGAGGAAGCCATCCCGGTGTCGGCCAAGACCGGCATCGGCCTCGAGGACGTCCTCGAGGCCGTCGTCAAGCGCATCCCGCCGCCGGGGGGTGACGCCTCCGGTGCCCTCCAGGCCCTGATCTTCGATTCCCACTACGACTCATACAAAGGAGTCATCAGCTATGTCCGGGTCTTCAGCGGCTCGATCAGGAAAGGCCTGAAGATCAGGATGATGGCCACGGGCAAGGACTTCGAGGTCAGCGAGGTCGGCGTGTTCAGGCCATCCATGACTCAGGTCGACGAGCTCCCGACGGGGGACGTCGGCTACTTGGCGGCCGGAGTCAAGCAGGTCCGCGACGCCCACGTCGGCGACACCATCACGACGGCCGAGAGGCCGGCCGCGGCGTCGCTCCCCGGCTACCGCAGGGCCACGCCGATGGTCTACTGCGGGCTCTATCCGGTGGAACCCACCGACTACGAACCCCTCCGCGAGGCCCTCGAGAAATTGCAGCTCAATGACGCGGCGCTGGTGTACGAACCGGAGACCTCGGCCGCCCTTGGCTTTGGCTTCCGCGGCGGCTTCCTCGGGCTCCTCCACATGGAGATCATCCAGGAGCGCTTGGAGCGCGAATACGGCCTGGACCTGGTGACCACGGCTCCCAACGTGGTCTACCGAGTGATCCTGACCGACGGGACGGTCAAGATGATCGACAATCCGGTTGACCTGCCCAGTCCCGACCGGCTCACCGAGATCCAGGAACCCTATGTCAAGGCCAGCCTGATCACGCCCACGGACTACCTGGGGCCGCTGATGGACCTGTGCCGCGACCGCCGTGGCATCTTCTCGACCATGGAGTACCTCGACCCTTCGCGGGTCGAACTGATCTACGAGTTGCCCCTGGGCGAGATCATGTTCGACTTCTTCGATCAGCTCAAGTCGAGGAGCCGTGGCTATGCCTCTCTGGACTATGACTTCCTGGCCTACCGTCCCGGGAAGCTCGCTCGCATGGACATCCTCGTCAACGGCGAGCCCGTCGATGCTCTCTCCGTAATCATCCACGAGGATAAGCTGCTGCCCCGGGCGAGAGCCCTAACCGAGAGGCTGAAGGAGTCCATTCCCAGGCACCTTTTTGAGATTCCGATCCAGGCGGCCATCGGGCGGACCATCGTCGCTCGAGAGACGGTCAAGGCGATGCGCAAGGACGTCCTGGCCAAGTGCTACGGCGGCGACATCACCCGCAAGCGCAAGCTGCTCGAGAAACAGAAAGAGGGCAAGAAGCGGATGAAGCGGGTCGGGTCGGTCGACCTGCCACAGGAGGCCTTCATGGCCGTCCTGAAGATCGAGTGAACCCCCGCGGGTCGGACGCCGGCCTCTACGTTCATCTCCCGTTCTGTCTGAGCAAGTGCCGTTACTGCGACTTTGTCTCTTACGCGATCGGCCGTCACCGCTCGATCCTCCCGTCTTATCTCGAGGCCCTACGGCGCGAGGCCGCCGCGCGGGCCGACGAACTGGCCGGGCGGCGCGTTGTCGGGGTCTACTTCGGCGGTGGTACGCCGACCACTTTGGCCCCGGGCGACCTGGCCGCCCTTCTCCGGGACCTCGGCCGGGTTTTCGACTTGGCCCCCGGGGCCGAGGTGACCATCGAGGCCAACCCCGGGACGGTCGACCCGGCCGGCCTGGCCATCCTCCGGGCGGCCGGCTTCAACCGGCTGAGCTTGGGGGCCCAGGCCTTTCAGGATGACCTGCTGAAACGCCTCGGGCGGGTCCACGACACCGTCGAGATCGGCCGGGCGGTCGCCGACGCCCGGCGGGCCGGCTTTGACCGGGTCAACCTGGACCTCATCTTCGGCCTGCCCGGCCAGACCGTCGCCGACTGGCGTGACAGCCTCGACCGGGCCGTCGACCTCGACCCCGAGCACGTCGCCGCCTACGGACTCAAGGTCGAACCGGGTACCCCCTTTGGCGCCGACCTCGCCGCCGGGCAACTGGACCTGCCGGGGGAAGACCTCGAAGCAGCCATGTACGAGGAGGGGCGGACCGCCCTGGGGGCGGCCGGCTTCATCCACTACGAGATCTCCAACTGGGCCAAGCCTGGCGGTCAATCCCGTCACAACCTCCTCTACTGGCGCAACCAGGACTACCTGGGTCTGGGCGTGGCCGCCTGGTCCCACCACGGCCGGACTCGCCGCGGGAACGTCACCGGCCTGGAAGACTATGTCGGCCGGGTCACCGCCGGCCTCGACCCGCTGGCCGAGAGCGAGGAGCTGGACCCACGCCGAGCCGCCGGGGAGGCCGCTTTCCTGGCCCTCCGGACCCTTGACGGGCTCGATCTGGAGGCCTTCACCGCCGAGCAGGGCGGAGGACTCGCGGACCTCTTCCCCGGAGCGGTCGACCGGGTCACGGCCACCGGCCTGGCCATCGTCGAGGGCGGCCGGCTCCACCTGACCTCGCGCGGCCTCCTCTTGGCCAATCAAGTCTTTCAGGAGTTCGTCGACTGAGCGGCCGGGACGCGGGAAGGAGTGGGGCGGACGGACAGACCGAAGGCCTGGGTCGCTTGGAGCAGCGGCAAGGACAGTGCCTGGGCCCTTCATCAGCTGCGCCGTCGGGGCGAGCTGGACGTGGTGGGTTTGCTGGCGACGATCACCGCGCCCTATGATCGGGTTTCCATGCACGGCGTCCGGGTCTCCGTCCTCGAGGCCCAGGCGCACGCCGTCGGCCTGCCCCTCCAGAAGGTCCTGATCCCAGCGCCGTGCCCCAACGAGGTCTACGAGACGGCCATGCGCTCGGTCCTGGAGA
Encoded proteins:
- the lepA gene encoding translation elongation factor 4, which produces VPVINKIDLASADVDRVKKQLKEVLGLDPEEAIPVSAKTGIGLEDVLEAVVKRIPPPGGDASGALQALIFDSHYDSYKGVISYVRVFSGSIRKGLKIRMMATGKDFEVSEVGVFRPSMTQVDELPTGDVGYLAAGVKQVRDAHVGDTITTAERPAAASLPGYRRATPMVYCGLYPVEPTDYEPLREALEKLQLNDAALVYEPETSAALGFGFRGGFLGLLHMEIIQERLEREYGLDLVTTAPNVVYRVILTDGTVKMIDNPVDLPSPDRLTEIQEPYVKASLITPTDYLGPLMDLCRDRRGIFSTMEYLDPSRVELIYELPLGEIMFDFFDQLKSRSRGYASLDYDFLAYRPGKLARMDILVNGEPVDALSVIIHEDKLLPRARALTERLKESIPRHLFEIPIQAAIGRTIVARETVKAMRKDVLAKCYGGDITRKRKLLEKQKEGKKRMKRVGSVDLPQEAFMAVLKIE
- the hemW gene encoding radical SAM family heme chaperone HemW, producing the protein MNPRGSDAGLYVHLPFCLSKCRYCDFVSYAIGRHRSILPSYLEALRREAAARADELAGRRVVGVYFGGGTPTTLAPGDLAALLRDLGRVFDLAPGAEVTIEANPGTVDPAGLAILRAAGFNRLSLGAQAFQDDLLKRLGRVHDTVEIGRAVADARRAGFDRVNLDLIFGLPGQTVADWRDSLDRAVDLDPEHVAAYGLKVEPGTPFGADLAAGQLDLPGEDLEAAMYEEGRTALGAAGFIHYEISNWAKPGGQSRHNLLYWRNQDYLGLGVAAWSHHGRTRRGNVTGLEDYVGRVTAGLDPLAESEELDPRRAAGEAAFLALRTLDGLDLEAFTAEQGGGLADLFPGAVDRVTATGLAIVEGGRLHLTSRGLLLANQVFQEFVD